In Prevotella sp. oral taxon 475, one DNA window encodes the following:
- a CDS encoding DUF4421 domain-containing protein gives MRNSTWKTSRWRGCLALLLWLASAVAAAGNVPIPLTGDSATSVISTGKKKPFLKRVGGALYEFVKDFSRVDTHYVEPQKYNFTVMLQNTNTYELYRLNTNDGFSVTFAPEPTVKLGPYVGWRWVFLGYTVGLRRLSGNNKEEFDLSFYSSQIGVDFFYRSTGNNYKIKSISFNEKVDPAPILGAPFNGFEASIRGFNLYYIFNHRRFSYPAAFSQSTIQRRSVGSMLIGMGYTRHRLSIDIGQLDGLLANRLRLTNTHLIPADSASFGRVNYTDISLSAGYGYNWAFARNWLLAGSLSLGLGYKRTTGDVENEKTSFREFLFNSMAVDGVGRFALVWNNSRWYAGASAILHAYNYRKSRFSTNNMFGNLNFYVGYNFGKRSR, from the coding sequence ATGAGGAACTCAACGTGGAAGACGTCTCGATGGCGGGGCTGCCTGGCCCTTCTCCTATGGCTTGCTTCGGCAGTTGCGGCTGCAGGCAATGTGCCGATACCTTTGACGGGAGATAGCGCGACGTCGGTTATCTCTACCGGCAAGAAAAAGCCTTTCCTCAAACGGGTAGGGGGAGCACTCTACGAGTTTGTTAAAGACTTCAGTCGAGTGGATACGCACTACGTCGAACCACAGAAATACAACTTCACCGTGATGCTTCAAAACACTAACACCTACGAGCTCTACCGACTCAACACCAACGACGGCTTTTCGGTTACTTTTGCTCCCGAGCCTACTGTTAAGCTCGGACCTTACGTGGGTTGGCGATGGGTGTTCCTGGGCTACACCGTCGGACTGAGACGACTCTCTGGCAATAACAAGGAAGAGTTCGACCTGAGCTTCTACAGTTCGCAAATCGGGGTTGATTTCTTCTACCGCAGCACCGGTAACAACTATAAAATCAAAAGCATTTCGTTCAACGAGAAAGTAGACCCCGCACCCATCCTCGGAGCCCCTTTCAACGGATTCGAAGCCAGCATTCGGGGGTTCAACCTCTACTACATTTTCAACCACCGTCGGTTTTCCTATCCCGCCGCTTTCAGTCAGAGCACCATCCAGCGGCGCAGCGTGGGCAGTATGCTGATCGGCATGGGTTATACTCGCCACCGGTTGAGCATTGACATCGGTCAGCTTGACGGACTTCTCGCCAATCGACTCAGACTGACCAACACCCACCTCATTCCGGCCGACAGTGCCTCTTTCGGAAGGGTGAATTATACCGACATCTCCCTCTCGGCCGGCTATGGCTACAACTGGGCCTTTGCCCGCAACTGGCTGTTGGCAGGGTCGCTCTCGCTCGGACTGGGCTACAAACGAACCACCGGCGACGTTGAGAACGAGAAAACCTCTTTCCGCGAATTCCTCTTCAACAGTATGGCCGTCGACGGTGTGGGCCGGTTTGCCCTCGTCTGGAACAACTCACGCTGGTATGCCGGAGCCAGTGCCATTCTTCACGCCTACAACTATCGGAAAAGCCGATTCTCGACCAACAATATGTTTGGCAACCTCAACTTCTACGTGGGGTATAATTTTGGGAAACGCAGCCGATGA
- a CDS encoding N-acetylmuramoyl-L-alanine amidase-like domain-containing protein, which produces MFRMLLPTLLFATLTGRAATPQYVKRDSAQVVKWLVEVQGDAHLRSSSASGRLMLHFARKFLGIPYVGGTLERNSTEQLVVNLQELDCTTFVETVLALTLCARNGKTTFADFCRFLQFVRYRNGEVAYPARLHYFSEWIADNTAMGYVGEVKWKQKPFTALQTLRIDYMSRHPELYPMLRAHPAWVQPIRAMEERLSGLQVRYIPKHEIGNTPVCRQAIADGDILAIVTSRAGLDTSHIGIAVWKADGLHLLHASSLRHRVVEDRPTLRAYMNRQPSQLGIRVVRVK; this is translated from the coding sequence ATGTTCCGGATGTTGCTCCCGACGCTCCTCTTTGCTACTCTTACCGGTCGAGCCGCCACGCCGCAATATGTAAAACGAGACAGTGCTCAGGTGGTGAAATGGCTCGTCGAGGTCCAAGGCGACGCCCACCTCAGATCTTCGTCAGCCTCAGGCCGACTTATGCTCCACTTCGCCCGCAAATTTCTGGGCATTCCTTATGTGGGCGGCACGCTGGAGCGGAACAGCACCGAGCAGCTTGTCGTGAACCTGCAAGAGTTGGACTGTACCACGTTCGTCGAAACCGTTCTGGCCCTGACGCTATGCGCTCGTAATGGAAAAACAACTTTCGCCGACTTCTGCCGTTTCTTGCAGTTCGTTCGCTACCGCAACGGTGAGGTAGCCTATCCCGCCCGCCTACATTATTTCTCGGAGTGGATTGCCGACAACACGGCGATGGGCTACGTGGGCGAAGTGAAATGGAAACAGAAACCTTTTACGGCGCTGCAAACACTGCGAATCGACTACATGAGCCGTCATCCCGAGCTGTATCCCATGTTGCGGGCTCATCCCGCCTGGGTGCAGCCTATCCGGGCGATGGAGGAGCGGCTCTCGGGCTTACAAGTGCGTTACATTCCCAAACACGAAATCGGCAACACGCCCGTCTGTCGACAAGCGATTGCGGATGGCGACATTCTGGCCATCGTCACCTCGCGGGCAGGGCTCGACACCAGTCACATCGGTATCGCCGTTTGGAAAGCCGACGGGCTGCATCTGCTTCATGCCTCCTCGCTACGGCATCGGGTGGTGGAAGACCGTCCCACTCTGCGCGCTTATATGAACCGTCAGCCATCGCAGCTCGGCATCCGAGTGGTACGCGTGAAATAA
- a CDS encoding Gfo/Idh/MocA family protein — protein MKEINWGFIGCGEVTEKKSGPAFNEVAGSHVEAVMSRTEEKARSYAERHRIRKWYTDPNELVGDPEVNAVYIATPPSSHATFALMAMRAGKPVYIEKPLAASYEDCVRINRVSEQTGVPCFVAYYRRYLPYFRRVKEIVDSGVLGRIANVQIRFSVPPRDLDRALGNALPWRLQPDVAGGGYFYDLAPHQLDLIQNLFGVITRAHGYCANRAQLYKVEDTVSAVFEFDSGVVGSGSWCFIGHQSAKEDRIEVIGDGGRLSFSVYTYDPIQLVTTEGATSIAIDNPPYVQLPIIRSVIEDLQGIGRCDCTSVSATPVNWVMDRILNKF, from the coding sequence ATGAAAGAAATTAATTGGGGATTTATTGGCTGTGGCGAGGTGACAGAGAAAAAGTCGGGCCCGGCTTTTAACGAAGTGGCGGGATCGCACGTGGAAGCTGTGATGAGCCGAACGGAGGAGAAAGCCCGATCGTATGCCGAACGACACCGAATTAGGAAATGGTATACCGACCCGAACGAACTCGTGGGTGACCCCGAGGTCAACGCCGTCTATATCGCTACGCCGCCCTCCAGTCATGCTACTTTCGCTTTGATGGCCATGAGGGCTGGAAAACCCGTCTATATTGAAAAGCCGCTGGCTGCGAGCTACGAAGACTGTGTGCGCATTAATCGCGTGAGCGAACAGACGGGGGTACCCTGTTTCGTGGCCTACTATCGAAGATACCTGCCCTACTTCCGCCGCGTAAAAGAGATTGTGGACAGCGGTGTGCTCGGGCGTATCGCTAACGTGCAGATCCGTTTCTCCGTTCCCCCGCGCGACCTCGATCGTGCTTTGGGCAATGCTCTGCCCTGGCGATTGCAACCCGATGTGGCCGGTGGTGGCTATTTCTACGATCTGGCTCCTCATCAGCTCGACCTCATTCAAAATCTCTTCGGCGTTATCACCCGCGCACACGGTTATTGTGCCAATCGAGCACAACTCTATAAGGTGGAGGATACGGTGAGTGCGGTCTTCGAGTTCGACAGCGGCGTGGTGGGTAGTGGCAGTTGGTGTTTCATCGGGCATCAGAGTGCCAAGGAAGATCGCATCGAAGTGATTGGTGACGGCGGTCGACTCTCTTTCTCTGTTTATACCTACGACCCCATCCAGCTCGTCACTACCGAGGGAGCTACGAGCATCGCCATCGACAATCCGCCCTATGTCCAACTGCCCATTATCCGCTCTGTGATAGAAGATTTGCAGGGCATCGGTAGGTGCGACTGTACCTCGGTGAGTGCTACACCGGTGAACTGGGTGATGGACCGGATTCTCAATAAATTCTGA
- the kdsA gene encoding 3-deoxy-8-phosphooctulonate synthase, which produces MEQTDNKKPVFVAGPCVIESQELLDTVAQQLVQINTRLGIDILFKASFDKANRTSISSFRGPGLETGLQMLANVKERFGLRLLTDIHEAWQAREVAQVVDVIQIPAFLCRQTDLLVAAAQTGKTVNIKKAQFLSAHDMRYPVEKARDAGAHDIWLTERGNCFGYNNLVVDFRNIPDMHDIVSTVIMDCTHSVQRPGSGNGHTGGDRRFIPSMALAAKAFGATGFFFEVHPQPDQALSDGPNMLYLDQLEALLTQLL; this is translated from the coding sequence ATGGAACAAACAGACAACAAAAAGCCCGTATTCGTAGCCGGACCCTGCGTCATCGAATCGCAAGAACTGCTCGACACCGTAGCCCAACAACTCGTTCAGATCAATACCCGCCTGGGCATTGACATCCTTTTCAAAGCCTCCTTCGACAAAGCCAACCGCACTTCGATCAGCTCCTTTCGAGGACCAGGCCTCGAGACTGGGCTCCAGATGCTGGCCAACGTCAAAGAACGATTCGGTCTACGCCTGCTCACCGACATCCACGAAGCCTGGCAAGCAAGAGAAGTCGCCCAAGTGGTGGACGTCATCCAAATACCCGCCTTTCTGTGTCGGCAAACCGATCTGCTCGTCGCCGCCGCACAAACCGGGAAAACGGTCAACATCAAAAAGGCACAATTCCTCAGCGCACACGACATGCGATACCCCGTAGAAAAGGCTCGAGACGCCGGGGCACACGACATATGGCTCACCGAACGAGGCAATTGCTTCGGGTATAACAATCTCGTGGTAGACTTCAGAAACATTCCCGACATGCACGACATCGTTTCCACCGTCATCATGGACTGCACACATAGTGTTCAACGACCCGGATCGGGAAATGGACACACCGGCGGCGACCGACGATTCATTCCCTCGATGGCACTCGCCGCCAAAGCGTTCGGTGCCACCGGATTCTTCTTCGAAGTGCATCCGCAACCCGACCAAGCCCTAAGCGATGGACCCAACATGCTCTACCTCGATCAACTTGAGGCTCTCCTCACCCAACTCCTCTAA